The following proteins come from a genomic window of Natronosalvus vescus:
- a CDS encoding HD domain-containing protein, which translates to MNAIKDAVHDYVEVDGVARDLLDTAAMQRLRHVKQLSTVRLVYPSASHTRFEHSLGVYHLARQALTQLGIDGSRAEAVRAAALLHDVGHGPYGHQTERIIERRLGRHHDDVHHLFESSELAAVLESHGLAPDVVADLIAGKGKLGQLVSGDLDVDRMDYLVRDAHHTGVPYGTVDPGRLVRVLQFVDGTLALEEGNVPTAESLLVARALMNATVYRHHVSRIAGSMLERASETLLDSTDLAPERFARMTDAELLAALRECPETADAAKRLVERRLYKRAVWAELEAVPDWLLETNDADQRTLESEIADEAGVEPGSVILDCPGRPSMPETDTQVVVAGSVRRLHEQSPLVQGLQAAQQAQWRLGVYGPEPMLEAVESAAESVLEIA; encoded by the coding sequence ATGAACGCGATCAAAGACGCCGTCCACGACTACGTCGAAGTCGACGGCGTTGCCCGGGACTTACTCGACACGGCGGCGATGCAGCGTCTCAGACACGTCAAACAGCTTTCGACGGTGCGCCTCGTCTACCCCTCGGCCAGCCACACGCGCTTCGAACACAGTCTCGGCGTCTACCACCTCGCCCGGCAAGCGCTCACCCAGCTCGGCATCGACGGCTCGCGCGCGGAGGCCGTCCGCGCGGCAGCACTCCTCCACGACGTCGGCCACGGCCCCTACGGCCACCAGACCGAACGGATCATCGAGCGTCGCCTCGGTCGACACCACGACGACGTCCACCACCTGTTCGAGTCCTCCGAACTCGCGGCCGTCCTCGAGTCACACGGGCTCGCCCCGGACGTCGTCGCCGATCTGATCGCCGGGAAGGGAAAACTCGGCCAGCTCGTGTCGGGTGACCTCGACGTGGATCGAATGGACTACCTCGTCCGGGACGCCCACCACACTGGCGTGCCGTACGGGACGGTCGACCCCGGACGGCTCGTTCGCGTCCTCCAGTTCGTCGACGGCACGCTCGCCCTCGAGGAGGGGAACGTGCCGACGGCGGAGAGTCTGCTCGTCGCCCGGGCGCTGATGAACGCGACGGTGTATCGTCACCACGTCTCCCGGATCGCCGGCTCGATGCTCGAGCGTGCCTCCGAAACCTTGCTCGATTCGACCGATCTCGCCCCCGAACGCTTCGCCCGGATGACCGACGCCGAACTCCTGGCGGCCCTGCGGGAGTGCCCGGAGACGGCGGACGCCGCCAAACGTCTCGTCGAACGGCGCCTCTACAAACGCGCCGTCTGGGCCGAACTCGAGGCCGTTCCCGACTGGCTCCTCGAGACGAATGACGCGGATCAGCGCACCCTCGAGTCCGAGATCGCCGACGAGGCAGGCGTCGAGCCGGGGTCGGTGATCCTCGATTGCCCCGGTCGCCCGAGTATGCCCGAGACCGACACCCAGGTCGTCGTCGCTGGCTCCGTCCGACGCTTACACGAACAGTCGCCGCTCGTTCAGGGTCTTCAGGCCGCCCAGCAGGCCCAGTGGCGACTGGGCGTGTATGGGCCCGAGCCAATGCTCGAGGCCGTCGAGTCGGCCGCTGAGTCGGTGCTCGAGATCGCGTAA
- the hisB gene encoding imidazoleglycerol-phosphate dehydratase HisB, whose protein sequence is MSQRTSTVSRETAETSIECTLDIDGTGTATVDTGIGFFDHMCTAFAKHGLFDLEVTCDGDLHVDDHHTVEDVAITLGTAFDEALGDRDGIVRYADRRVPLDEAVAGAVVDVSGRPRFYFDGTFSQEQIGEFTSDMARHFGESLAMHAGLTLHLAIEGENAHHEVEALFKALARTLDDATRLDERRDGTPSTKGTL, encoded by the coding sequence ATGAGTCAGCGAACGTCGACGGTCTCCCGGGAAACCGCCGAGACCTCGATCGAGTGTACGCTCGACATCGACGGGACGGGAACGGCGACAGTGGACACCGGCATCGGCTTTTTCGATCACATGTGTACCGCGTTCGCGAAACACGGCCTGTTCGACCTCGAGGTGACCTGCGACGGTGATCTGCACGTCGACGACCACCACACGGTCGAGGACGTCGCGATCACGCTGGGCACCGCGTTCGACGAAGCCCTCGGTGACCGTGACGGGATCGTTCGCTACGCCGACCGGCGCGTGCCGCTCGACGAGGCGGTTGCGGGTGCGGTCGTCGACGTCAGTGGCCGCCCTCGGTTTTACTTCGACGGGACGTTCTCACAGGAACAGATTGGTGAGTTCACGAGCGACATGGCCCGGCACTTCGGGGAGTCCCTGGCGATGCACGCGGGACTGACGCTGCACCTCGCTATAGAAGGGGAAAACGCCCACCACGAGGTCGAAGCCCTGTTCAAGGCGCTCGCTCGAACGCTCGACGACGCGACCCGACTCGACGAGCGACGGGATGGAACGCCGAGTACGAAGGGAACGCTCTAA
- the hisA gene encoding 1-(5-phosphoribosyl)-5-[(5-phosphoribosylamino)methylideneamino]imidazole-4-carboxamide isomerase, giving the protein MTTQQVTEFEVIPAVDVQGGEVVQLVQGERGTEKRYGDPVDAARRWIEAGAESLHLVDLDGAFEGERRNAEAIDAVLEAVDVPTQLGGGIRTADGAIDLLERGLDRVILGTAAVENPKIVADISESHPASVVVSLDARDGEVVVEGWTEGTGISPVEAATRYEELGAAAILFTNVDVEGQLEGVETAPVHELTSATDIPIIASGGVATLEDITAIREAGASAVVVGSALYEGAFTLEEATAVARSE; this is encoded by the coding sequence ATGACCACACAGCAGGTCACCGAGTTCGAGGTGATCCCCGCCGTCGACGTACAGGGCGGTGAGGTCGTCCAGCTCGTCCAGGGCGAACGCGGCACCGAGAAACGCTACGGCGATCCAGTCGACGCGGCGAGACGCTGGATCGAGGCGGGTGCGGAAAGCCTCCACCTGGTCGACCTCGACGGTGCGTTCGAGGGCGAGCGCCGGAACGCCGAGGCGATCGACGCAGTGCTCGAGGCCGTGGACGTCCCGACCCAGCTCGGCGGCGGGATCCGAACGGCCGACGGAGCGATCGACCTGCTCGAGCGCGGGCTCGATCGGGTGATTCTCGGGACGGCCGCCGTCGAGAACCCCAAGATCGTCGCCGACATCAGCGAGAGCCATCCGGCGTCCGTCGTCGTCAGCCTCGATGCAAGAGACGGGGAAGTGGTCGTAGAGGGCTGGACGGAAGGAACCGGCATCAGCCCCGTCGAGGCCGCCACACGTTACGAGGAACTCGGAGCCGCCGCGATTCTCTTCACGAACGTCGACGTCGAAGGACAACTCGAGGGCGTCGAGACCGCCCCCGTCCACGAACTGACATCAGCGACGGATATTCCAATAATCGCCAGTGGCGGCGTCGCGACGCTCGAGGATATTACGGCGATCCGTGAGGCTGGCGCGAGTGCCGTCGTCGTCGGGAGCGCGCTGTACGAAGGTGCGTTTACGCTCGAGGAAGCCACGGCCGTCGCTCGCAGTGAGTGA
- a CDS encoding inorganic phosphate transporter: MSDILLYAGIVVAIFVGYNIGGATTGPAFGPAVGANVITKVAAAALMSVFFFIGAWTIGPAVVDTLGNDLITDSDIFTLEANVAVLFFIGGALFIGNYAGVPASTSMTAVGAIAALGLATGELDTAVAGEIALWWVVAPVIGFWVSGVVGRYFYPQINAWVAIEPNRDGDPMIAMDRSGLLPTIRFSEGASRRKSSGALIVVAIGCLMAFSSGTSNIANAIAPIYGAGGLELGPLIIIGSIAVAVGAFTIARRTLDTLGNDITNLPLTAAIIVAVISSTIVILLSAMGIPASFVVVATMSIVGLGWGRATRTTTLPDAAKGEETAVSIGALTADEEGEQLPEIGEEDTTDIPRASDLFDPSTTARVILMQNVVPLISTAAAFLTFRFVPFFGF; this comes from the coding sequence GTGTCGGACATACTGTTATACGCCGGTATCGTCGTCGCGATTTTCGTCGGCTACAACATCGGCGGCGCGACGACCGGGCCAGCGTTCGGTCCCGCTGTCGGGGCGAACGTCATCACAAAAGTCGCCGCCGCCGCGTTGATGTCCGTGTTCTTCTTCATCGGCGCATGGACGATCGGTCCAGCGGTCGTCGACACGCTCGGAAACGACCTGATCACCGACAGCGATATTTTCACCCTCGAGGCCAACGTCGCCGTCCTCTTCTTCATCGGCGGTGCGCTGTTTATCGGAAACTACGCTGGCGTCCCCGCCTCGACGTCGATGACGGCCGTCGGTGCGATTGCGGCTCTCGGTCTCGCGACAGGCGAGTTGGACACGGCCGTCGCCGGTGAAATCGCCCTCTGGTGGGTCGTCGCCCCAGTCATCGGCTTCTGGGTCTCGGGTGTCGTCGGTCGGTACTTCTACCCGCAGATCAACGCCTGGGTCGCCATCGAACCCAACCGGGACGGCGATCCCATGATCGCGATGGATCGCAGCGGCCTTCTACCCACGATTCGCTTCAGCGAGGGAGCGAGCCGACGGAAATCGAGTGGTGCACTCATCGTCGTCGCCATCGGCTGTCTCATGGCTTTCAGTTCGGGAACGAGCAACATCGCTAACGCGATCGCCCCCATCTACGGGGCTGGCGGCCTCGAGCTCGGCCCGCTCATCATCATCGGGTCGATCGCCGTCGCCGTCGGCGCGTTTACGATCGCTCGCCGCACCCTCGATACGCTCGGCAACGACATCACGAACCTGCCGTTAACGGCGGCGATCATCGTCGCCGTCATCTCCTCGACGATCGTCATCCTCCTCTCAGCGATGGGGATTCCCGCGAGTTTCGTCGTCGTCGCCACGATGTCCATCGTCGGTTTGGGCTGGGGGCGGGCAACCCGCACGACGACGCTCCCGGACGCTGCCAAGGGCGAGGAGACGGCCGTCTCGATCGGAGCGCTCACGGCGGATGAAGAGGGCGAACAGCTCCCGGAAATTGGGGAAGAAGATACCACCGACATCCCTCGAGCATCCGACCTGTTCGACCCGTCGACGACGGCACGGGTCATCCTCATGCAAAACGTCGTACCACTCATCTCGACGGCGGCGGCGTTTCTCACGTTTCGCTTCGTGCCGTTCTTCGGCTTCTAA
- the fer gene encoding ferredoxin Fer yields the protein MPTVEYLNYEVLDDQGWDMDDDDLFEKAADAGFDDEDYGTLEVNEGEYILESAEAQGYDWPFSCRAGACANCAAIIKEGEIQMDMQQILSDEEVEDKNVRLTCIGTAESEEVKIVYNAKHLDYLQNRVI from the coding sequence ATGCCCACGGTAGAATACCTCAACTACGAAGTGCTGGACGATCAGGGATGGGACATGGACGACGACGACCTCTTCGAGAAGGCGGCTGACGCCGGGTTCGACGACGAGGACTACGGCACTCTCGAGGTCAACGAAGGCGAGTACATCCTCGAGTCTGCCGAGGCCCAGGGCTACGACTGGCCCTTCTCGTGCCGTGCTGGCGCGTGTGCGAACTGTGCGGCCATCATCAAAGAGGGCGAGATCCAGATGGACATGCAGCAGATCCTCTCGGACGAGGAAGTCGAGGACAAGAACGTTCGCCTGACCTGCATCGGTACCGCCGAATCCGAAGAGGTCAAAATCGTCTACAACGCGAAACACCTCGACTACCTGCAGAACCGCGTCATTTAA
- a CDS encoding A24 family peptidase C-terminal domain-containing protein gives MYDAVPIASTPDLLRLVVVPVFAWAAVRDVKTRRISSTVWIPLSALAAILFLWDGWVASRTGGYVWTHEFLIPAAMSLGLVVPLAYLFWWFGGFGGADAKALLVLALLVPTYPAYVIGSLTFPAVAPQTAMPFSLTILTNAVLIGALIPVALAVRNAVAGRISLVMFVGWPTAWDAIPTTHGRLLETPEGRTRHGLDLDALRMYLRWRGLSLEELRADPEGYRDPVSLPAEPNPPTDGAVTATVTEATADGGSSAAADGDGADGVASTTRPDPVGDDPWGVATFLEDIDGTAYGTDPETLRDGLEVLATEDVVWVSPGTPFLVPVFGGLLVALVYGDLLLGLVF, from the coding sequence GTGTACGACGCTGTCCCGATCGCTTCGACACCCGACCTCCTCCGGCTCGTCGTCGTTCCCGTCTTCGCCTGGGCGGCCGTCCGCGACGTCAAGACCCGGCGGATCTCGAGCACGGTCTGGATCCCGCTGTCGGCGCTGGCGGCGATCCTCTTTCTGTGGGACGGCTGGGTCGCCTCTCGAACGGGCGGGTACGTCTGGACGCACGAGTTCCTGATTCCGGCGGCGATGAGCCTGGGACTCGTCGTGCCGCTCGCGTACCTCTTCTGGTGGTTCGGCGGCTTTGGCGGAGCTGACGCGAAGGCGCTGCTGGTACTCGCGCTGTTGGTACCCACGTATCCGGCCTACGTAATCGGCTCGTTGACGTTCCCGGCCGTCGCCCCGCAGACCGCGATGCCGTTCTCCCTGACGATTCTGACGAACGCCGTCCTGATCGGCGCGTTGATCCCGGTCGCACTCGCCGTTCGAAACGCTGTCGCCGGTCGGATTTCCCTCGTGATGTTCGTCGGCTGGCCGACAGCCTGGGACGCGATCCCGACGACGCACGGACGTCTGCTCGAGACGCCCGAGGGTCGCACTCGCCACGGCCTCGACCTGGACGCCCTCCGGATGTACCTGCGCTGGCGGGGACTCTCCCTCGAGGAACTCCGGGCTGACCCCGAGGGCTATCGCGACCCGGTGAGCCTCCCCGCAGAACCGAACCCACCGACGGATGGGGCCGTCACCGCGACGGTCACGGAAGCCACCGCGGATGGCGGCTCGAGTGCGGCCGCCGATGGCGACGGGGCGGATGGAGTGGCGTCCACGACCCGACCAGACCCAGTCGGTGACGACCCCTGGGGTGTCGCGACGTTCCTCGAGGACATCGACGGGACGGCCTACGGCACCGACCCGGAGACGCTTCGGGACGGGCTCGAGGTGCTGGCGACTGAGGACGTCGTCTGGGTGTCCCCCGGGACGCCGTTTCTGGTGCCCGTCTTCGGTGGGCTGCTCGTCGCGCTCGTCTACGGGGATCTGTTGCTCGGCCTGGTGTTCTGA
- a CDS encoding HIT family protein, which translates to MSTIFSQIVAGDIPARVVYEDETTFAFLDANPLAPGHTLVIPKDEYERLNDVPDDVAADLYATIHRLVPAVEESVDADATTVAFNNGEEAGQEVPHVHCHIVPRFEGDGGGPIHAIAGETPTLEDDELDEIAAAIDERA; encoded by the coding sequence ATGTCGACGATATTCAGCCAGATCGTCGCGGGTGACATCCCCGCTCGAGTCGTGTACGAGGACGAGACGACGTTCGCGTTCCTGGACGCCAATCCGCTCGCGCCCGGTCACACGCTCGTCATTCCAAAGGACGAGTACGAGCGCTTGAACGACGTTCCCGACGACGTCGCGGCGGATCTGTACGCGACGATCCACCGCCTGGTACCGGCCGTCGAGGAGAGCGTCGACGCCGATGCGACCACCGTCGCGTTCAACAACGGCGAGGAAGCGGGCCAGGAGGTTCCCCACGTCCACTGTCACATCGTGCCGCGGTTCGAGGGCGACGGCGGCGGCCCCATCCACGCCATCGCGGGCGAGACACCGACGCTCGAGGACGACGAACTCGACGAGATCGCGGCGGCGATCGACGAGCGCGCCTGA
- a CDS encoding uracil-DNA glycosylase, with the protein MTDTPSPSFPTDRHVLQPDCRRCPRLVEDRECISWGTGPLDASVFVIGEAPGYGTPDADRWRGGNWTGKAYTSRHSGRRIRRLLEELGYDDAYYTNAVKCFPADPDDPTTNREPTEEERAACRDHLLTELETVEPTVVLATGKHATKSVLAAEGQTLEGFLETVLEPRPCERLGVWLVPILHPSYQDVWIGRLGYEPVEYREALAGVLEDCLEG; encoded by the coding sequence GTGACGGATACGCCATCACCGTCGTTTCCGACCGACCGCCACGTCCTCCAGCCCGACTGCCGGCGCTGTCCCCGTCTCGTCGAAGATCGGGAGTGCATCTCGTGGGGTACCGGCCCGCTGGATGCTTCAGTGTTCGTCATCGGCGAAGCACCCGGTTACGGCACTCCTGACGCCGACCGATGGCGAGGCGGTAACTGGACGGGGAAGGCCTACACCTCGAGGCACTCCGGCCGGCGCATCCGTCGACTGCTCGAGGAGTTGGGCTACGACGACGCCTACTACACCAACGCCGTCAAGTGCTTCCCCGCCGACCCGGACGACCCGACGACCAATCGCGAACCGACCGAGGAAGAGCGGGCGGCCTGCCGAGACCACCTCCTGACCGAACTCGAGACCGTCGAGCCGACGGTCGTCCTCGCGACGGGGAAACACGCCACGAAGTCGGTACTCGCAGCCGAGGGACAGACGCTCGAGGGGTTTCTCGAGACGGTGCTCGAGCCCCGCCCATGCGAACGGCTGGGCGTGTGGCTGGTTCCGATCCTGCACCCGTCGTATCAGGACGTCTGGATCGGTCGACTGGGTTACGAACCTGTCGAGTACCGCGAGGCGCTCGCGGGGGTGCTCGAGGATTGTCTCGAGGGGTGA
- a CDS encoding lysylphosphatidylglycerol synthase transmembrane domain-containing protein: MRRRAAVALGLSVLLLGIFISLVGWDDVLDSIERASLSVYAIAIVGSLITLAFRSEVWRRVLSVVDQPRPYWLVASVFTTATFIKYVTPYGQVASGVGNAAIVSRYTDAAYEESLAAVVSADVMTYVPYYTFGFVGVVYLFSRVSPPIDPRPYLFPAVGMVAIFAFLALFLWTQRSRLKTAIVRALVGFRGVVARISPRRAGLLTRENVERRLQDFTLTLELVSRNRRSMTLALVYAHMAWLGLALALYASAAAVGTPLPVGIVLLSVALSKLGFIVPTPGGLGGVEATLATVVYLLAPSDVGMTVATATAIAILYRFATYWLTVAVGGTTSVALTIVDPRPVD, translated from the coding sequence ATGAGACGACGTGCTGCCGTTGCACTCGGCCTCTCCGTGCTGTTGCTCGGAATATTCATCAGCCTGGTCGGCTGGGACGACGTCCTCGATTCGATCGAACGGGCGTCGCTATCGGTGTACGCCATCGCAATCGTCGGCTCGCTCATCACGCTGGCGTTCCGGAGCGAGGTCTGGCGGCGCGTCCTCTCGGTCGTCGACCAGCCGCGACCGTACTGGCTGGTCGCCAGCGTGTTCACCACGGCGACGTTCATCAAGTACGTGACCCCCTACGGACAGGTTGCCTCCGGCGTCGGCAACGCCGCGATCGTCTCGCGGTACACCGATGCCGCCTACGAGGAGAGCCTCGCCGCGGTCGTCAGCGCCGACGTGATGACGTACGTCCCCTACTACACGTTCGGGTTCGTCGGCGTCGTGTACCTGTTTTCCCGGGTGTCCCCGCCGATCGATCCCAGACCGTACCTCTTTCCGGCTGTTGGGATGGTGGCTATCTTCGCGTTTCTCGCCCTGTTCCTCTGGACGCAACGATCACGGCTGAAGACAGCGATCGTCAGAGCCCTGGTGGGCTTTCGCGGGGTGGTCGCCCGTATCTCGCCACGGCGTGCCGGCCTCCTCACCCGCGAGAACGTCGAACGTCGACTGCAGGACTTTACGCTGACGCTCGAGCTCGTCTCTCGAAACCGGCGCTCGATGACACTCGCGCTGGTGTACGCCCACATGGCCTGGCTCGGGCTGGCGCTGGCGCTGTACGCGTCGGCGGCGGCGGTGGGCACGCCGCTCCCGGTCGGGATCGTCCTGCTCAGCGTCGCCCTCAGTAAACTCGGATTTATCGTCCCCACGCCGGGCGGGCTCGGCGGCGTGGAGGCCACGCTCGCGACCGTCGTCTACCTGCTCGCCCCGAGTGACGTCGGGATGACGGTCGCGACCGCGACGGCGATCGCGATTCTGTACCGGTTCGCGACCTACTGGCTCACCGTCGCCGTCGGCGGGACAACCTCCGTGGCGCTGACGATCGTCGATCCCCGCCCCGTTGACTGA
- a CDS encoding DUF6432 family protein, whose protein sequence is MRAKQEYRNRPSTEVEVLDALVNRNDDGMTVFELRAAVAVDIDDLEAALATLKDDDLIVVEAGGSRTVIKPDPCVIPDEDELDPDESLADWLRDRLPF, encoded by the coding sequence ATGAGAGCCAAACAGGAGTACCGAAACCGCCCCTCGACGGAGGTCGAGGTACTCGATGCGCTCGTCAATCGAAACGACGACGGCATGACCGTCTTCGAACTCCGGGCAGCGGTCGCCGTCGACATCGACGACCTCGAGGCAGCGCTCGCGACCCTGAAAGACGACGATCTGATCGTCGTCGAGGCAGGCGGCAGCCGAACCGTCATCAAGCCCGACCCATGCGTGATCCCCGACGAAGACGAACTCGATCCGGACGAGTCGCTCGCCGACTGGCTGCGCGATCGGCTTCCGTTCTGA
- a CDS encoding DUF7093 family protein has translation MALRCSLLGHDFGETEVDREREERGSEVVVTVTEYEKCLRCGKKTVTSENTEVTALDAGFDADPTPPDESVPAPESTPDTPSDAASDDSLEADADVDVDATVDAHDTGKILDAEAGDTDAPPSEPTEVPSDGEEQSTVPPADAVDDDIDVPTDEHGEPITDDAEILSSDDAERDDRDRGHGEWPDNDDVGPPVGARNEPAAWPEDEPAAWPEDEPEAQADLAADATGTETTFAEDDVEQAAVDDGDDTDADEPVTDDAVFVDADPDPTPEQSGSYTGIASAQRAPNPSESTTSSGTFTEFFCPQCSFVAPGDRGSLRQGDICPECRKGYLGERDR, from the coding sequence ATGGCCCTTCGATGTTCGTTGCTCGGACACGATTTCGGCGAGACCGAGGTCGATCGTGAGCGCGAAGAACGGGGAAGTGAGGTCGTCGTAACCGTCACGGAGTACGAAAAGTGTCTCCGATGTGGCAAGAAGACGGTCACCAGTGAGAACACCGAGGTGACCGCGCTCGACGCCGGTTTCGATGCAGACCCCACGCCCCCAGACGAGTCCGTGCCAGCCCCCGAATCAACCCCCGACACTCCCAGCGACGCCGCCAGCGATGACTCGCTCGAGGCCGATGCCGACGTCGACGTCGACGCCACTGTTGACGCTCACGACACCGGCAAAATCCTCGATGCTGAGGCGGGCGATACCGACGCCCCGCCTAGCGAGCCGACGGAGGTGCCGTCGGATGGCGAGGAACAGTCCACCGTCCCACCTGCCGACGCAGTCGACGACGACATCGACGTTCCGACGGACGAACACGGCGAACCGATCACCGACGACGCCGAGATTCTCTCCTCGGACGACGCCGAGCGCGACGACCGCGATCGCGGGCACGGCGAGTGGCCCGACAACGACGACGTCGGCCCACCGGTCGGGGCCAGAAACGAGCCGGCGGCGTGGCCGGAGGACGAGCCGGCGGCGTGGCCGGAGGACGAGCCGGAAGCACAAGCAGACCTCGCAGCGGACGCGACCGGCACCGAGACGACGTTCGCAGAGGACGACGTCGAGCAGGCAGCTGTCGACGACGGTGACGACACCGACGCGGACGAACCCGTCACCGACGACGCCGTCTTCGTCGACGCCGATCCGGATCCGACCCCGGAACAGTCCGGCTCCTACACCGGGATTGCGAGCGCCCAGCGCGCTCCGAACCCCAGCGAGAGCACGACCTCGAGCGGCACCTTTACCGAGTTCTTCTGCCCACAGTGTTCGTTCGTCGCTCCCGGCGACCGTGGCTCGCTTCGCCAGGGCGACATCTGTCCGGAGTGTCGGAAGGGGTATCTGGGCGAGCGCGACCGCTGA
- a CDS encoding DUF5611 family protein: protein MKEYKMRRGEHLEDRIPDMKATVEDYFGSITGTEEFKGSDLYVVGEPKNPVFERIVVGAVQYSGKKDKLAVDFVERDPTELGPDELEAAGEAVSAKNDFLLEATARDAKSRRESLKRSVEDDPDHDF from the coding sequence ATGAAGGAGTACAAGATGCGCCGTGGTGAGCACCTCGAGGATCGAATCCCCGATATGAAAGCCACCGTCGAAGACTACTTCGGCTCGATCACCGGCACCGAGGAGTTCAAGGGCAGTGACCTGTACGTCGTCGGCGAACCGAAAAACCCAGTCTTCGAACGCATCGTCGTCGGTGCCGTCCAGTACTCCGGCAAGAAGGACAAACTCGCCGTCGACTTCGTCGAGCGCGACCCCACCGAACTCGGCCCGGACGAACTCGAGGCCGCCGGTGAGGCCGTCTCCGCGAAGAACGACTTCCTGCTCGAGGCGACCGCACGCGACGCCAAATCGCGCCGCGAGTCGCTCAAGCGCTCGGTCGAGGACGACCCGGATCACGATTTCTAA
- a CDS encoding heme-binding protein, giving the protein MERRRPPQTAEGWYVLHDFRSVDWDAWRSAPDHERERALEEGIHYLSSAESLADVESDEGGSATFALVGHEADLLFLHLRPTIADLEVLERRFEQTPLAGFTEHTDSYLSVTEVSGYMSEAYFEEDGEAESGIARYIDTRLKPSIPDAEYVNFYPMDKRRDAEWNWYDLPFDERKEYMSAHGDIGRDYAGKVTQIISGSVGLDDHEWGVTLFADDPADIKDLLYEMRFDPSSSRFGEFGRFRFGRRIAPEKLGAYFAGEHVSQEPSEAGGHGGHHGHDHGHGHGNGHGHGHDDSSGHGHGHGHGSGGAHGDDTAEDERVRSELEDVGVYAGQPHGEDVHAVVLYSEADVDELFEEVDGLRTNFDHYDSHVKTAVYDAEGDEESAVVSLWETDRAASTAAGFLADLPDIVRQAGDDDEDSWGTMGMFYTVKPDHREDFVGTFADVGGLLEEMDGHRKTALLANLEDENDMFIASRWDAREDAMAFFRSDAFAETVEWGRDVLADRPRHVFLA; this is encoded by the coding sequence ATGGAACGACGGAGACCGCCACAGACGGCGGAAGGCTGGTACGTCCTGCACGACTTCCGGTCGGTCGACTGGGACGCCTGGCGAAGCGCCCCCGACCACGAGCGCGAACGCGCCCTCGAGGAAGGGATCCACTACCTCTCGAGCGCCGAATCCCTCGCGGACGTCGAGAGCGACGAGGGTGGGTCGGCCACCTTCGCGCTGGTCGGCCACGAGGCCGACCTGCTCTTCTTGCACCTGCGGCCGACGATCGCCGACCTCGAGGTGCTCGAGCGTCGGTTCGAACAGACGCCCCTCGCCGGGTTCACCGAACACACCGACTCCTACCTCTCGGTGACGGAGGTCTCGGGGTACATGTCCGAGGCGTACTTCGAGGAGGACGGCGAGGCCGAGTCGGGCATCGCCCGCTACATCGACACACGGCTGAAACCCTCGATTCCCGACGCCGAGTACGTGAACTTCTACCCGATGGACAAGCGCCGCGACGCCGAGTGGAACTGGTACGACCTGCCGTTCGACGAGCGCAAGGAGTACATGTCCGCCCACGGCGACATCGGCCGGGACTACGCCGGCAAGGTGACCCAGATCATCTCCGGCAGCGTCGGCCTGGACGACCACGAGTGGGGCGTGACCCTCTTCGCGGACGATCCGGCCGACATCAAGGATCTGCTCTACGAGATGCGCTTCGATCCCTCGAGTTCGCGCTTCGGGGAGTTCGGCCGGTTCCGCTTCGGTCGGCGTATCGCACCCGAGAAACTCGGTGCGTACTTCGCCGGGGAGCACGTCTCACAGGAACCGTCGGAGGCCGGGGGTCACGGGGGCCACCACGGACACGATCACGGGCACGGACACGGGAACGGGCACGGACACGGCCACGACGACTCGAGCGGACATGGCCATGGCCATGGTCATGGCTCTGGCGGAGCCCACGGGGACGACACCGCTGAAGACGAACGCGTCCGCAGCGAACTCGAGGACGTCGGCGTCTACGCCGGCCAACCCCACGGCGAGGACGTCCACGCGGTCGTCCTCTACTCCGAAGCCGACGTCGACGAGCTGTTCGAAGAGGTCGACGGCCTGCGGACGAACTTCGATCACTACGACAGCCACGTCAAAACGGCCGTCTACGACGCCGAAGGTGACGAGGAGTCGGCCGTCGTGAGCCTCTGGGAGACCGACCGCGCCGCGAGCACCGCCGCGGGCTTCCTGGCCGACCTCCCCGACATCGTTCGCCAGGCGGGCGACGACGACGAGGACTCCTGGGGCACGATGGGGATGTTCTACACCGTCAAGCCCGACCACCGCGAGGACTTCGTCGGCACCTTCGCCGACGTCGGCGGCCTGCTCGAGGAGATGGACGGCCACCGAAAGACCGCCTTACTGGCGAATCTCGAGGACGAGAACGACATGTTCATCGCCAGTCGCTGGGACGCCCGCGAGGACGCGATGGCGTTCTTCCGCAGCGACGCGTTCGCCGAGACGGTGGAGTGGGGACGCGACGTTTTGGCCGATCGACCGCGACACGTCTTTTTGGCCTGA